The proteins below are encoded in one region of Synergistaceae bacterium:
- a CDS encoding DUF4102 domain-containing protein, producing the protein MALTDLAVKSAKARSTTYALRDERNLYLQVAPSGRRYFVVRYWEDGRERKISLGPYPYVTLKDARQRRDEMFMARAAGQPIG; encoded by the coding sequence ATGGCATTAACGGATCTCGCAGTCAAGTCTGCTAAGGCGCGATCTACCACTTACGCCTTGCGCGACGAAAGGAACCTGTATTTGCAGGTGGCGCCGTCAGGTCGCAGGTATTTCGTTGTGCGGTACTGGGAGGATGGCCGCGAACGGAAAATTTCGCTCGGCCCTTATCCGTATGTGACGCTGAAGGACGCACGGCAGCGGCGAGACGAGATGTTTATGGCCCGGGCGGCGGGGCAGCCGATCGGG